One window of Nocardia sp. NBC_00508 genomic DNA carries:
- a CDS encoding putative protein N(5)-glutamine methyltransferase: MTSAGTDVVAQLRAAGCVFAEDEARLLIAAAAETGAALPALVAQRVTGTPLEHVLGWAEFHGLRVAVSPGVFVPRQRTAFLVDQAVELIRTRTGHPMVVDLCCGSGALGLAAATIVAAEGRTVTLAAADLDPVAVECARRNLTPLGAPVYQGDLFEALPEELRGCIDILLCNTPYVPSAMIAQMPPEAREHEPRTALDGGSDGLDTFRRVATDSSAWLASGGHLLVESSEEQAPLALAILSKHGLAGRVAESGEHYATVVIGTRP, encoded by the coding sequence GTGACGTCAGCCGGAACCGATGTGGTCGCCCAACTCCGCGCGGCGGGCTGTGTGTTCGCCGAGGACGAGGCGCGACTGCTCATCGCCGCCGCCGCGGAGACCGGCGCCGCTCTCCCGGCCCTGGTCGCCCAGCGTGTGACCGGCACCCCGCTGGAGCATGTGCTCGGCTGGGCCGAGTTCCACGGGCTGCGGGTCGCGGTGTCCCCCGGCGTTTTCGTGCCGCGGCAACGCACCGCGTTCCTCGTCGACCAAGCGGTCGAGCTGATCCGCACCAGGACGGGTCACCCGATGGTGGTCGACCTGTGTTGCGGCTCCGGCGCTCTGGGCCTGGCGGCGGCCACGATCGTCGCGGCGGAGGGCCGCACGGTGACCCTCGCGGCCGCCGACCTCGATCCCGTCGCGGTGGAGTGCGCCCGCCGCAATCTCACCCCGCTCGGCGCCCCTGTCTACCAGGGCGATCTGTTCGAGGCCCTGCCGGAGGAACTGCGCGGCTGCATCGACATCCTGCTCTGCAACACCCCCTACGTTCCCTCGGCGATGATCGCGCAGATGCCGCCCGAGGCCCGCGAGCACGAACCGCGCACTGCCCTCGACGGCGGATCCGACGGCCTCGACACCTTCCGCCGCGTCGCCACCGACTCCTCCGCCTGGCTCGCCTCGGGCGGCCACCTGCTGGTCGAGTCCAGCGAAGAACAGGCGCCGCTCGCGCTCGCCATCCTGAGCAAGCACGGCCTCGCGGGCCGCGTCGCGGAATCCGGCGAGCACTACGCGACCGTCGTGATCGGAACTCGTCCCTGA
- a CDS encoding YdcF family protein, giving the protein MKISRHVKLLVATSFAAFSLTGLAGVPAHAAPDTAALYNSAQRHFANGDDAAGRADLRALIGADPNDAEALSLQAIWSDYAGDLPALIDAMARLRVIDPGMAQGTDNVLGAVRAAVGTLPNPLPALAGPQTGIVVLGYGLLPDGSPRPELVNRLTAAWVQSIAAPFSPIVVTGGNPQNGISEAEAMRHWLVAHGVPAARIHVESGAGSTVQNALFSTRMLRDVGATSAIVVTSPNHIRRAVADFIVAGTRVVGATTSLEQLVAQLPPPGRASQRGIYLDATRTFQLSTGR; this is encoded by the coding sequence GTGAAGATCTCGAGGCATGTGAAACTGCTCGTCGCGACGTCGTTCGCCGCGTTCTCCCTTACCGGTCTGGCCGGTGTTCCCGCACACGCCGCACCGGACACCGCGGCCCTCTACAACTCCGCCCAGCGCCACTTCGCCAACGGCGACGACGCGGCGGGCCGGGCCGACCTGCGCGCCCTCATCGGCGCCGACCCCAATGACGCGGAAGCGCTCTCCCTGCAGGCGATCTGGTCCGATTACGCGGGCGACCTGCCCGCGCTCATCGATGCCATGGCACGGTTGCGCGTCATCGATCCGGGCATGGCGCAGGGCACCGACAACGTGCTCGGCGCCGTCCGCGCCGCGGTCGGCACCCTGCCGAATCCGCTGCCCGCGCTGGCCGGGCCGCAGACCGGCATCGTCGTGCTGGGCTACGGCCTGCTCCCGGACGGGTCGCCGCGCCCGGAACTGGTGAACCGGCTCACCGCCGCGTGGGTGCAGTCGATCGCCGCACCGTTTTCGCCGATCGTCGTCACCGGCGGCAATCCGCAGAACGGCATCAGCGAGGCCGAGGCCATGCGCCACTGGCTGGTCGCCCACGGTGTGCCTGCGGCGCGGATCCACGTGGAGAGCGGTGCGGGCTCGACCGTGCAGAACGCCCTGTTCAGCACGCGGATGCTGCGGGATGTGGGTGCGACGAGCGCGATCGTGGTCACCTCGCCCAATCACATTCGACGGGCCGTCGCCGACTTCATCGTCGCGGGCACCCGGGTCGTCGGAGCTACGACTTCGCTGGAGCAACTGGTCGCACAGCTACCCCCGCCCGGCAGAGCGTCGCAGCGCGGCATCTACCTCGACGCCACGCGTACCTTCCAGTTGAGTACCGGACGCTGA
- a CDS encoding bifunctional 5,10-methylenetetrahydrofolate dehydrogenase/5,10-methenyltetrahydrofolate cyclohydrolase, translating to MDTVSLSGKELAAAINADTKARAAALTEDAAAPRLALIVANDDPASAWYVNSLRKAAERLGIACDTVDLGADATVAAIRAELSARGEDRGTDAIMLQTPLPAGVTLDDVSSAIVATKDVDGVSPLSLGLLAAGLDGFVPATSEAVVELLDHHEIPLAGRHVAVVGRSNIVGKPLAQLLLAKDATVTVCHSRTADLAAVTAAADVVVAAAGRIGLISGKHIREDAVVIDVGTNEAPDGKIVGDVEADSVRGKAAGLSPVPGGVGPVTTALLMRHVVTAAETSRQN from the coding sequence GTGGATACCGTTTCGCTGTCCGGCAAGGAACTCGCCGCCGCCATCAACGCCGACACCAAGGCCCGCGCCGCCGCACTCACCGAGGACGCGGCCGCGCCGCGTCTCGCGCTGATCGTGGCGAACGACGACCCGGCCAGCGCCTGGTATGTGAACTCACTCCGCAAGGCGGCCGAGCGGCTCGGGATCGCCTGCGACACAGTCGATCTCGGTGCGGACGCGACCGTGGCGGCGATCCGCGCCGAACTCTCCGCCCGCGGCGAGGATCGTGGCACCGACGCGATCATGCTGCAGACCCCCCTGCCGGCCGGCGTCACGCTCGACGACGTGAGCTCTGCGATCGTCGCGACCAAGGACGTGGACGGCGTGAGCCCGCTCTCGCTCGGCCTGCTCGCGGCCGGGCTGGACGGTTTCGTACCCGCCACCTCCGAGGCCGTGGTGGAACTGCTCGACCACCACGAGATCCCGCTCGCCGGTCGCCATGTCGCGGTCGTCGGCCGCTCGAACATCGTCGGGAAGCCGCTCGCTCAGCTGCTGCTGGCGAAGGACGCCACGGTCACGGTGTGCCATTCCCGCACCGCCGACCTGGCCGCCGTCACGGCCGCCGCCGACGTCGTCGTCGCCGCAGCGGGCCGCATCGGTCTGATCTCCGGCAAACACATCCGCGAGGACGCGGTCGTCATCGACGTCGGCACCAACGAAGCGCCCGACGGCAAGATCGTCGGTGATGTCGAGGCGGACTCGGTCCGCGGCAAGGCCGCAGGCCTGAGCCCCGTTCCGGGCGGCGTCGGTCCGGTGACCACCGCCCTGCTGATGCGCCACGTCGTCACCGCCGCCGAAACCAGCCGCCAGAACTGA
- a CDS encoding L,D-transpeptidase — translation MRSAIRYLFLATVIVALAAVGSGAAAATIARPSAPAVAAIGPANGQVVGVAHPVTIRFAAPVTDRARTEQSIDIRTTQPLAGTLAWTGDREAVWTPTGFLPANAHIVVSVGGTRTEFRTNAGVFGDADMSAHTFTVTIGGTVVRTMPASMGKPGWETPSGTWPVLEKFRSIVFDSRTIGVPLSSPEGYIINGEFAERLTWSGVFIHSAPWSMDQQGYANVSHGCINLAPDDAQWVYHTIGIGDPVVTHW, via the coding sequence ATGAGGAGCGCTATTCGGTACCTGTTCCTCGCGACCGTGATCGTGGCACTGGCCGCGGTCGGGTCGGGTGCGGCGGCAGCGACGATCGCACGGCCATCGGCACCTGCCGTGGCGGCGATCGGACCCGCGAACGGCCAAGTGGTGGGTGTCGCTCATCCCGTGACCATTCGTTTCGCCGCGCCCGTGACGGATCGCGCACGCACGGAACAATCCATCGACATCAGAACGACCCAGCCACTCGCGGGCACGCTCGCGTGGACCGGCGATCGCGAAGCGGTGTGGACGCCGACCGGGTTCCTGCCCGCCAATGCCCACATCGTCGTCTCGGTCGGCGGCACACGCACGGAGTTCCGGACCAACGCAGGCGTTTTCGGCGACGCGGACATGTCGGCGCACACGTTCACCGTCACCATCGGCGGCACCGTCGTGCGGACCATGCCCGCCTCGATGGGCAAGCCGGGCTGGGAAACACCGTCGGGCACGTGGCCGGTCCTGGAGAAGTTCCGTTCGATCGTGTTCGACTCCCGCACCATCGGCGTTCCGCTGAGCTCGCCGGAGGGCTACATCATCAATGGCGAGTTCGCCGAACGCCTCACCTGGAGTGGCGTTTTCATCCATTCCGCCCCGTGGTCGATGGATCAGCAGGGTTACGCGAACGTCAGCCACGGTTGTATCAATCTCGCCCCCGATGACGCTCAATGGGTCTATCACACCATCGGTATCGGAGACCCGGTGGTCACACACTGGTGA